The Amylolactobacillus amylophilus DSM 20533 = JCM 1125 genome contains a region encoding:
- a CDS encoding CvpA family protein: protein MLSLLIIITFIIFGYVAYRRGLIYQGVITITFVVSFLLAALLYRLFIPLVSLWVPYPSATAASKFVFFSQTLGLNLDKAFYAGIAFSVVLLLIWLLIGILLRGFAKLRYVDIGLQHNLSSILAIILGLIVAGALISLVLALLSMIPLEGVQRMIEHSFLAKFLTRATFPWSAFYTKLFIGII from the coding sequence ATGTTAAGTTTATTAATCATCATTACTTTTATCATCTTTGGCTATGTGGCGTACAGACGTGGGTTAATCTACCAGGGAGTCATCACAATCACATTTGTGGTCAGCTTTCTCTTAGCTGCACTTCTGTACAGATTGTTCATTCCACTCGTCTCGTTGTGGGTACCCTACCCCTCGGCAACTGCTGCAAGCAAATTTGTTTTCTTCTCGCAAACACTTGGATTAAACTTAGATAAAGCATTTTATGCCGGGATTGCCTTTTCCGTAGTACTCTTATTGATTTGGCTGCTAATAGGTATTTTGCTGAGGGGATTTGCTAAGTTACGGTATGTGGATATTGGTCTTCAACACAACCTAAGTAGTATTTTGGCAATAATTTTAGGCCTGATAGTTGCTGGAGCACTGATTAGCCTGGTACTGGCGTTGCTATCGATGATTCCGCTTGAAGGGGTACAACGGATGATTGAACACTCATTCTTGGCTAAGTTCTTAACTCGTGCCACATTCCCTTGGTCTGCTTTTTATACAAAACTATTTATTGGAATAATCTAA
- a CDS encoding cell division protein ZapA — protein MQKRRYKAKIGEKNYIIVGPGSEEHMAAVTNYLNEQLAQLKRLSPGITLEEASVLLAFNAVSTFLKQDRVDSEDHAHAPKNTQWEDKRDSVIDGDLFDDSNVPAKLTKQESD, from the coding sequence ATGCAGAAAAGAAGGTACAAGGCCAAAATTGGTGAGAAGAATTATATCATTGTCGGACCGGGTAGTGAGGAACATATGGCGGCCGTCACAAACTACCTCAATGAACAGCTGGCGCAGTTAAAACGTCTCTCGCCCGGAATTACCCTGGAAGAAGCAAGTGTCCTACTGGCATTCAATGCCGTGAGCACTTTCTTGAAACAGGATCGGGTCGATTCTGAGGATCACGCGCACGCACCAAAAAACACCCAGTGGGAGGACAAGCGTGACTCGGTGATCGATGGTGATCTATTCGACGATTCAAATGTCCCCGCAAAACTAACGAAGCAGGAATCAGACTAA
- a CDS encoding DUF1292 domain-containing protein — protein MAVKINDQSNLPEEDRQITLVDEKGNEELFEVLFTFYSDDYEKSYVLLYPAATVDEEDVEIQAFSFDADEAGDATSGDLHEIETEAEWDMVEGVLNTFLDDDRLSGE, from the coding sequence ATGGCTGTTAAAATTAATGATCAGAGCAACCTACCCGAGGAAGATCGTCAAATTACTTTGGTTGACGAGAAGGGCAATGAAGAATTATTTGAAGTTCTCTTCACATTTTATTCTGACGATTATGAGAAATCATACGTCTTACTCTACCCAGCAGCGACTGTTGATGAAGAAGACGTGGAGATTCAAGCATTTAGCTTTGACGCGGATGAAGCAGGTGACGCAACAAGTGGTGACCTCCACGAGATTGAGACGGAAGCGGAATGGGACATGGTTGAAGGTGTCTTGAATACTTTCCTAGATGATGATCGTTTGAGTGGTGAGTAA
- the ruvX gene encoding Holliday junction resolvase RuvX, translating to MRLLGLDVGSKTVGVAVSDQLGIIAQGVEIIPIDEETENFGMRRMKKLVREYEVDGFVVGLPKNMNNTVGERALKAESYGKRLATKFGLPVFYNDERLTTVQAERMLIEEGNVRREDRELVIDKLAATLILQNYLDQQRNGVN from the coding sequence ATGCGCTTATTGGGGTTAGATGTCGGGTCCAAAACAGTCGGTGTTGCTGTCAGTGACCAGTTGGGTATTATTGCCCAGGGTGTTGAGATAATTCCGATTGATGAAGAGACCGAGAACTTCGGCATGCGCAGAATGAAGAAACTGGTCAGAGAATATGAAGTTGACGGTTTCGTAGTCGGCCTGCCGAAGAACATGAACAATACCGTTGGAGAGCGTGCTCTGAAGGCGGAAAGTTATGGCAAGCGGCTGGCAACTAAGTTTGGCTTACCTGTGTTCTACAACGATGAAAGATTAACGACCGTTCAAGCAGAGCGGATGCTAATTGAAGAGGGGAATGTCCGTCGCGAAGATCGAGAGCTCGTGATTGATAAGTTAGCGGCAACGCTCATCCTACAGAATTATCTCGACCAACAAAGAAATGGAGTAAATTAA
- a CDS encoding IreB family regulatory phosphoprotein → MSSLDKTMHFDFNENKGKNVHDTLADVYTALEEKGYNPINQIVGYLLSGDPAYIPRHNDARNMILKHERDEIIEELVKNYLGKSK, encoded by the coding sequence ATGAGCTCATTAGATAAGACAATGCACTTTGATTTTAACGAGAATAAAGGCAAGAATGTGCATGATACACTTGCCGATGTTTATACTGCTTTGGAAGAGAAGGGCTATAACCCAATTAATCAAATTGTTGGTTATTTACTGTCTGGTGATCCCGCCTATATTCCACGGCATAATGACGCACGGAACATGATTCTGAAACATGAACGTGATGAAATAATTGAAGAACTAGTCAAGAACTATCTCGGTAAGTCGAAGTAA
- the alaS gene encoding alanine--tRNA ligase, giving the protein MKQLSSAEIRQMFLDFFKSKNHMVEPSSSLIPKDDPTLLWINSGVATLKKYFDGSVIPKNPRITNAQKSIRTNDIENVGKTARHHTFFEMLGNFSVGDYFKEDAIPWAWEFLTSPKWLDFDPAKLYVTVYPKDTEAARIWLEKVGLPEDHLFKVEDNFWDIGEGPSGPDSEIFYDRGQEFNNLSEDDEESYPGGENERYLEIWNIVFSEFNHLPDGTYVEQPHKNIDTGMGLERLVSVIQNAKTNFETDLFLPIIHATEELASGPKYGNDQTADVSYKIIADHARTVSFAIGDGALPSNEGRGYVLRRLLRRAALNGQKLGIKGAFLYKLVPVVGEIMKSYYPEVSEQADFIAKVIRLEEERFQETLADGLSLLNNLIEDAKASGQQVIAGRDAFKLFDTYGFPYELTFEYASDAGLAVDQAAFEQEMAAQRERARSARTKAQSMGSQDETLMALKDNSEFVYGTFEIDDAELLEIVVNDQVVDTTNADHAQLIFDKTPFYAEMGGQVADVGQILDESGEVVANVTDVQHAPNGQNLHYVDVILPLKKGARYQLKIDAEFRRKVQRNHTATHLLDQALRNTLGDHTHQAGSLVEPTYLRFDFTSLEPTTPAQLVAVEKMINEKIWAQIPVETTITDQETGRKMGAIALFGEKYGDEVRVVDIGGWSIEFCGGTHVANTGEIGLFKIVSEQAIGAGTRRIEAITSKEAFEYLNEHSNLLQQIKDEVKSTKVQDVPEKVNQLQVALKSSQKEAEQLQAEINRSKTGDIFDDVQEVNGLQVIAKQIEVTSMNDLRQFADDWKSQGKSDVLILAAAIDGKANMIISLNDQALTSGLKAGAMIKSVAATFGGGGGGRPNLAQAGGKNPAGLPAAITQAIKLIEEN; this is encoded by the coding sequence ATGAAGCAATTATCAAGTGCAGAAATCAGACAGATGTTTCTCGATTTCTTCAAAAGTAAGAATCATATGGTTGAACCAAGTTCATCACTCATCCCAAAGGATGATCCCACTTTGCTGTGGATTAATTCTGGTGTGGCCACGCTGAAGAAGTATTTCGACGGTTCAGTAATCCCGAAGAATCCACGGATTACGAATGCGCAGAAGTCGATTAGAACGAATGACATAGAGAATGTCGGTAAGACGGCGCGCCACCATACTTTCTTTGAGATGCTTGGGAACTTCTCTGTTGGTGATTACTTCAAGGAGGACGCTATTCCCTGGGCGTGGGAATTCTTGACCAGCCCTAAATGGCTTGATTTTGATCCGGCAAAACTTTATGTGACTGTTTACCCGAAAGATACAGAGGCTGCGCGGATCTGGCTTGAGAAGGTCGGCTTGCCAGAGGATCACCTCTTCAAAGTTGAGGATAATTTCTGGGATATAGGTGAGGGACCTAGTGGCCCCGACTCAGAGATTTTCTACGACCGTGGTCAGGAGTTTAATAATCTGAGCGAAGACGATGAAGAGAGCTATCCTGGTGGTGAAAATGAACGTTACCTGGAGATCTGGAATATTGTCTTCTCCGAATTCAATCACCTACCTGATGGAACTTACGTTGAGCAGCCACATAAGAATATCGATACGGGAATGGGCCTTGAACGCCTGGTTTCGGTCATTCAGAATGCGAAGACAAACTTCGAGACTGATCTATTCTTACCAATAATTCACGCAACGGAGGAGTTGGCCAGTGGTCCTAAGTATGGGAACGACCAAACCGCAGATGTATCATACAAAATCATTGCGGATCACGCACGGACTGTGAGCTTTGCCATCGGTGATGGTGCCTTGCCATCAAATGAGGGGCGGGGCTATGTCTTGCGGCGTTTGCTTCGGCGCGCGGCTCTTAATGGACAAAAGCTGGGTATAAAAGGTGCATTTTTGTACAAACTGGTACCAGTGGTTGGTGAAATAATGAAGTCTTACTACCCAGAGGTCTCAGAGCAGGCTGATTTCATTGCTAAAGTAATCAGGCTTGAGGAAGAGCGATTCCAGGAAACGTTGGCTGATGGATTAAGTCTCTTGAATAACCTGATTGAGGATGCAAAAGCGAGTGGGCAACAAGTAATCGCTGGACGAGATGCATTCAAGTTGTTTGATACATATGGTTTCCCGTATGAGTTGACCTTTGAATATGCGTCCGATGCCGGGCTGGCCGTCGATCAAGCGGCCTTTGAACAAGAGATGGCTGCCCAACGGGAACGGGCCCGTTCTGCACGGACTAAGGCACAATCCATGGGTTCACAGGATGAGACCTTGATGGCGCTGAAGGATAACAGTGAATTCGTTTACGGCACGTTCGAGATTGATGACGCCGAACTTTTAGAGATTGTAGTTAACGATCAGGTCGTTGACACAACGAACGCCGATCATGCTCAATTGATTTTCGACAAAACACCGTTCTATGCAGAAATGGGTGGACAAGTGGCCGATGTCGGACAAATTCTTGACGAGTCTGGCGAGGTAGTTGCTAATGTGACCGATGTGCAGCATGCGCCAAATGGTCAGAATCTCCACTACGTCGATGTGATTTTGCCACTTAAAAAGGGTGCGCGATATCAATTGAAGATTGACGCAGAGTTTAGAAGAAAAGTCCAGCGCAATCATACCGCTACTCACCTGTTGGATCAGGCGCTGCGGAATACGTTGGGGGATCATACACATCAAGCCGGATCCCTCGTTGAACCTACATACCTCCGCTTTGATTTCACTAGCCTTGAGCCAACTACGCCGGCCCAGCTCGTTGCGGTAGAGAAAATGATCAACGAAAAAATTTGGGCGCAAATTCCGGTTGAGACCACGATTACCGACCAGGAGACTGGCAGAAAGATGGGTGCTATCGCGTTATTCGGTGAGAAATATGGCGATGAAGTACGCGTGGTAGACATCGGCGGTTGGTCAATCGAGTTCTGTGGTGGAACTCATGTGGCGAATACCGGTGAGATTGGTTTATTCAAAATTGTGTCAGAGCAGGCGATTGGTGCCGGCACCAGGAGGATTGAAGCCATCACCAGTAAAGAGGCATTTGAATACTTGAACGAGCATTCGAACCTGTTACAACAGATTAAGGATGAGGTTAAATCGACGAAGGTCCAGGATGTGCCTGAGAAGGTGAACCAGTTACAAGTTGCACTAAAGTCGAGTCAAAAAGAGGCCGAGCAACTACAGGCGGAAATTAACCGCAGCAAGACCGGTGATATTTTCGATGACGTGCAGGAAGTTAACGGTCTGCAGGTGATTGCAAAGCAGATTGAAGTCACAAGCATGAACGATCTGAGACAGTTCGCTGATGATTGGAAGAGTCAAGGTAAGTCTGATGTTCTAATTCTGGCGGCAGCCATTGATGGTAAGGCAAACATGATTATTTCACTGAATGACCAGGCCTTAACAAGTGGTCTGAAAGCCGGTGCGATGATTAAGAGTGTTGCTGCAACCTTCGGCGGTGGCGGCGGTGGCCGACCAAACTTGGCCCAAGCTGGTGGTAAGAACCCCGCAGGTTTACCGGCTGCCATCACGCAAGCAATTAAATTAATCGAAGAAAACTAA
- a CDS encoding DEAD/DEAH box helicase: protein MANNIFQNELIRPELRAGIKQLGFSEPTRVQTGVIPKLLDGNNLVVQAATGSGKTHAFMIPVFNTIDTAQKTTQAIITAPSRELAQQLFDNARDLRERSGLAVSIMHLAGGIDRERQMAKVEHQRPQIVIGTPGRIKDFIEKKLIKAEDVQTMIIDEADMTLDLGFLNDIDEIASRLNQDVNISVFSATIPARLKPFLNKYLQKPEYIVIDNPTVISPTVHNYLIDIGGRSRNGVIYDLLNIGQPYMVLIFANTKSDVDEIHHYLSKKGLVVAKIHGDISVRERKRVMRDVQDLKYQYIVATDLAARGIDIEGISLVINAALPKDLEFFIHRVGRTGRNNMEGTAISLVTADEMEPVHQLEHLGIKFEIKAIKNGELVDRADFGRRKKREATNEKLDPKLVGLVKKSKIKRKPGYKKRIKTAIARDQQQKRKISQRQAARDARRARKGRED from the coding sequence ATGGCGAATAATATTTTTCAAAACGAACTCATTAGGCCGGAACTACGGGCCGGCATTAAGCAACTAGGCTTTAGCGAACCAACGCGAGTTCAGACGGGAGTGATTCCTAAGCTACTGGACGGAAATAATTTGGTGGTCCAGGCAGCGACAGGTTCGGGTAAGACACATGCCTTCATGATTCCGGTATTCAACACGATTGACACTGCACAAAAGACGACGCAGGCAATTATTACTGCCCCAAGTCGGGAACTGGCCCAGCAATTATTTGATAATGCCAGAGACTTACGTGAACGAAGTGGACTTGCGGTGAGTATCATGCATCTGGCCGGTGGCATTGACCGCGAACGACAGATGGCAAAGGTGGAACACCAGCGGCCACAGATAGTGATTGGTACACCAGGCCGCATCAAGGATTTCATTGAGAAGAAGTTAATTAAGGCTGAAGATGTCCAAACTATGATTATTGATGAAGCCGATATGACACTCGATTTAGGCTTCTTGAATGATATCGATGAGATTGCATCACGCTTGAATCAAGATGTTAACATCAGCGTCTTTTCAGCAACCATTCCTGCTCGGCTTAAGCCGTTCTTGAACAAGTATCTCCAGAAGCCGGAGTATATCGTGATTGATAACCCAACGGTGATCTCCCCAACTGTTCATAATTACTTGATTGACATTGGTGGTCGCAGCCGTAACGGTGTTATTTACGATTTGTTAAACATTGGTCAGCCATACATGGTCCTGATTTTTGCCAACACGAAAAGTGATGTTGATGAGATTCATCATTATCTCAGCAAAAAAGGGCTCGTAGTCGCTAAGATTCACGGTGATATTTCGGTTCGTGAACGCAAACGAGTAATGCGTGATGTACAGGATCTGAAGTATCAATACATTGTCGCAACAGACCTGGCAGCTCGTGGAATTGATATTGAGGGCATCTCACTGGTGATTAACGCTGCTTTACCAAAAGATTTAGAATTCTTCATTCATCGTGTCGGTCGGACTGGTCGAAACAACATGGAGGGAACTGCCATTTCTTTGGTAACTGCTGACGAGATGGAGCCCGTGCATCAACTGGAGCACCTAGGTATCAAGTTTGAAATTAAGGCAATCAAGAACGGTGAACTCGTTGATCGAGCTGATTTCGGTCGCAGAAAGAAACGCGAGGCAACGAATGAGAAGCTTGATCCTAAATTAGTAGGACTCGTCAAGAAGTCCAAGATTAAGAGAAAACCTGGTTATAAAAAACGGATCAAGACGGCGATTGCGCGTGATCAGCAGCAGAAACGCAAGATTAGTCAAAGACAGGCTGCTCGTGATGCACGTCGCGCACGTAAAGGTAGAGAAGATTAG
- a CDS encoding DHH family phosphoesterase: MNKFSEILAKIEEYDKIIIHRHQSPDPDALGSQSGLALVLRHAFPQKQVLMAGESVGDLDWITTMDNVADADYVGALVIVVDTANTPRISDQRFLQGAELIKIDHHPNDDSYGDMQYVDDQASSSSEIIAELIESSNGVLSLTADSAYALYAGIVGDTGRFLFSSTSASTFLMAQKLVETGINHNEISQNIQSVTFAQAKLQNAALDELTIDKSGAAYVVISQAKLQELGVDEEGANAVVSGPGRLKEVLAWLIFVEKANGSYRVHYRSKGPIVNELAKKHDGGGHALASGANAKDQTEVQQIIQELIEASAAYKKEKHGE, encoded by the coding sequence ATGAATAAATTTAGTGAGATTTTAGCCAAAATTGAGGAATATGATAAGATAATTATTCACAGGCATCAAAGCCCGGATCCAGATGCGCTTGGATCACAGAGCGGGCTTGCGCTTGTACTACGGCATGCTTTTCCACAGAAACAGGTCTTAATGGCCGGCGAATCAGTTGGTGATCTTGATTGGATTACGACGATGGACAACGTGGCAGATGCCGATTACGTTGGCGCCCTGGTCATCGTGGTGGATACAGCAAACACACCGAGAATTAGTGACCAACGCTTCCTTCAAGGAGCTGAGCTCATCAAGATCGACCACCACCCAAATGACGATTCATACGGTGACATGCAATACGTTGATGATCAGGCGTCCAGCAGTTCGGAAATAATTGCTGAGTTGATCGAATCCTCAAATGGTGTGTTATCATTAACAGCTGATTCTGCATACGCATTGTACGCTGGTATCGTCGGTGACACAGGGAGATTCTTGTTTAGCTCCACTAGTGCAAGTACTTTTTTGATGGCCCAAAAGTTGGTTGAAACGGGCATCAATCATAACGAAATCTCCCAGAATATTCAGTCTGTCACATTTGCTCAAGCTAAGTTACAAAATGCTGCGCTTGATGAATTGACGATCGACAAGAGCGGCGCTGCATACGTCGTCATTAGTCAGGCTAAGTTACAGGAACTTGGTGTCGACGAAGAGGGTGCCAATGCCGTTGTTAGTGGACCGGGCCGTTTGAAGGAAGTTCTGGCCTGGTTGATTTTCGTGGAAAAAGCGAACGGCAGCTATCGGGTGCATTACCGTTCGAAGGGTCCAATCGTGAATGAATTGGCGAAGAAGCATGACGGCGGTGGTCACGCTCTAGCTAGTGGCGCAAACGCGAAGGATCAGACTGAAGTTCAGCAAATCATCCAAGAGTTAATTGAAGCCTCAGCAGCCTACAAAAAGGAGAAACATGGCGAATAA
- the dinB gene encoding DNA polymerase IV: MASMDLLPPNDTNRKVIHLDMDAFYASVEERDNPVLKTKALVIAHDPRKHRGHGVITTANYRARKYGVGSAMPAQKALDNIPAKELVFVTPDFVKYRAVSATIHAIMHEVTDIVESVALDEAYLDVTQNKLGKLTTIELAQFLQQEIYRQTHLTCSVGISYNKFLAKLASEYAKPFGRAIILPDVAQAFLATKDVGDFPGIGKKTAVLMHEIGINTGYDLQQKDVRWLIAKFKKAGYYYAQHAHGIDLREVIGQRKRKSVGKERTFEPVIVDRERALPYLQDFTGSIAQILREKHLRSQTIVLKIRSKDFETVTKRTTIKEVTQDEDVIYRAAVSLLDEFPEFLELGIRLLGISTTNFIDDQVEELTLPLFETQ, from the coding sequence ATGGCATCGATGGATCTATTGCCACCAAATGACACAAATAGAAAAGTAATTCACTTAGACATGGATGCCTTCTACGCGTCAGTCGAGGAGCGGGATAATCCTGTCCTGAAGACGAAGGCACTGGTAATTGCACACGACCCACGGAAGCATCGTGGTCATGGCGTAATTACCACGGCTAATTATCGCGCTCGTAAATATGGTGTTGGCTCGGCCATGCCCGCGCAAAAAGCATTGGACAACATACCGGCAAAAGAGCTCGTCTTTGTTACACCCGACTTCGTCAAGTATCGGGCGGTCTCGGCCACTATTCATGCGATCATGCATGAGGTAACCGACATTGTAGAATCAGTAGCACTGGATGAGGCGTACCTGGATGTCACTCAGAACAAGCTGGGCAAGTTGACCACAATTGAGCTGGCCCAATTTTTACAACAAGAGATTTATCGCCAAACACACTTAACATGCTCCGTTGGGATCAGTTACAATAAATTTCTGGCTAAGCTGGCTTCTGAGTATGCGAAACCGTTTGGCAGAGCAATAATTCTGCCGGATGTGGCGCAAGCGTTTCTGGCGACCAAAGATGTGGGGGATTTCCCGGGCATTGGTAAGAAAACGGCCGTGTTGATGCACGAAATTGGGATCAACACTGGTTATGATCTTCAACAAAAGGACGTGCGCTGGTTGATAGCTAAGTTCAAGAAGGCTGGCTATTATTATGCGCAACATGCGCACGGAATCGATTTACGAGAAGTAATCGGTCAGCGTAAGAGAAAGTCCGTGGGGAAGGAGCGCACGTTTGAACCGGTTATTGTGGACAGGGAACGGGCTCTGCCTTACTTGCAGGACTTTACCGGCTCCATTGCGCAGATTCTAAGGGAGAAACATTTACGCAGCCAGACAATCGTCTTGAAGATTAGATCGAAGGACTTTGAGACGGTGACGAAACGCACCACAATTAAAGAGGTTACGCAGGATGAGGATGTGATCTACCGAGCCGCAGTTTCATTGTTAGACGAGTTTCCCGAGTTTTTAGAGCTTGGTATTCGTTTGCTCGGTATTTCAACAACAAACTTCATTGATGATCAAGTGGAAGAACTAACACTACCGTTATTTGAAACACAATAG
- the zwf gene encoding glucose-6-phosphate dehydrogenase, with protein sequence MQTEISTTFIIFGGSGDLAHRKLYPALFNLYKRGFIKEHFAVIGTARRPWSHEYFQNIVTEAIEESTNDTTGVTEFASHFYYQSHDVTDTEHYKALNQLSDQLEEKYQTHGNRIFYMAMSPRFFGTIATHIHDEHILGRGFNRLIIEKPFGNNLESATVLNKQINASFDEEDVYRIDHYLGKEMIQDILPLRFSNPIMKAIWNADNIASIQITLAEQLGVEARGGYYETAGALRDMVQNHIFQIATVLAMPEPKNLTAHEIHESKQAVLNSLVEPDAAELAHDFVRGQYAGDEDTLAYVAENQVSPDSSTETFIAGKIKFGVGPLAGVPIYIRTGKRMAVKQSVVNIIFKNTTNLYDDASQNVLTLEIDPTNTISLVLNGKRVAHAGLKEQRLIYEYEEHIKDDVPDAYERLIGDALVADCTNFTNWHELKSSWQYIDRIEQFWAQAGKKGLHQYPPFCMGPKEANQIFESATDKWI encoded by the coding sequence ATGCAGACAGAAATTTCAACAACATTTATTATTTTCGGCGGGTCTGGCGACCTGGCACATAGGAAACTCTACCCAGCCTTGTTCAATTTGTATAAACGGGGATTCATCAAGGAACATTTCGCAGTGATTGGCACCGCTAGAAGACCTTGGTCCCACGAATACTTTCAAAATATTGTGACGGAAGCAATTGAGGAAAGTACAAACGATACGACTGGCGTAACTGAATTTGCGTCCCATTTCTACTATCAATCACACGACGTAACCGATACGGAGCATTACAAGGCGCTCAATCAACTGTCTGATCAGCTGGAAGAGAAGTATCAGACTCATGGTAACCGAATTTTCTATATGGCAATGTCACCCCGTTTCTTTGGCACGATTGCGACACACATTCATGATGAACACATTCTAGGTCGGGGATTTAACCGGCTGATCATCGAGAAGCCCTTTGGGAATAATCTAGAGAGTGCGACCGTGCTCAATAAACAGATTAATGCATCCTTCGATGAAGAAGACGTCTACCGCATCGACCACTACCTGGGTAAGGAAATGATTCAAGATATTCTCCCGTTAAGGTTTAGTAATCCCATCATGAAGGCCATTTGGAATGCGGACAATATTGCAAGTATTCAGATTACACTAGCTGAGCAATTAGGTGTCGAGGCGCGTGGTGGCTACTACGAGACCGCAGGCGCATTGCGTGACATGGTCCAAAATCATATTTTTCAGATTGCCACAGTTTTAGCAATGCCTGAGCCTAAAAACCTAACCGCGCACGAGATTCATGAAAGTAAGCAAGCGGTGCTCAATAGTCTGGTGGAGCCGGATGCTGCGGAATTAGCGCACGACTTTGTCCGTGGTCAATATGCTGGCGACGAAGATACGTTGGCCTACGTGGCTGAGAATCAGGTTAGCCCAGACTCGAGTACCGAGACCTTCATTGCAGGTAAAATTAAGTTTGGTGTCGGTCCCCTTGCAGGTGTTCCAATCTACATTCGTACAGGTAAGCGTATGGCTGTCAAGCAGAGTGTGGTCAATATCATTTTTAAAAACACCACCAACCTGTATGACGATGCTAGTCAGAATGTGTTGACCCTGGAGATTGACCCAACTAATACGATCTCCTTAGTGTTGAACGGTAAAAGAGTTGCACATGCTGGCTTGAAGGAGCAGAGGCTAATCTACGAGTACGAAGAGCACATCAAAGATGACGTGCCGGATGCTTATGAGCGTCTGATTGGGGATGCATTAGTGGCGGATTGCACCAATTTCACGAATTGGCACGAGCTAAAATCTTCATGGCAGTATATCGACCGGATCGAACAATTCTGGGCACAGGCTGGGAAAAAGGGCCTTCATCAATATCCACCATTTTGCATGGGACCAAAGGAAGCAAACCAGATCTTCGAATCTGCGACCGATAAGTGGATTTAA
- the yajC gene encoding preprotein translocase subunit YajC: protein MNTFLVGAAAGGSNMIMIFAFLLLIAFTYFTMLRPQKKQNQKRMEMIKALKKGDQVVLISGLHGKIDEVNDSNHTVVIDADGIYLTFNQTAVRDVIPTVTTETTNEQSTEKDEGAAQTEAEPTTDDEKSDN from the coding sequence TTGAATACTTTTTTAGTTGGAGCAGCAGCTGGTGGCAGTAACATGATCATGATATTCGCATTCTTGCTACTGATTGCATTCACCTACTTCACAATGCTCCGTCCACAAAAGAAACAGAACCAAAAGCGCATGGAAATGATTAAGGCTTTGAAGAAGGGCGATCAGGTTGTCTTGATTAGTGGTCTACACGGCAAGATTGATGAAGTCAATGATAGCAATCATACTGTTGTGATTGACGCTGATGGCATTTACCTAACCTTTAATCAGACTGCAGTCCGGGATGTGATCCCGACTGTCACAACTGAAACGACAAATGAACAGTCTACGGAGAAGGATGAGGGTGCTGCCCAAACAGAAGCAGAACCGACAACTGACGACGAAAAGTCAGATAACTAA